Proteins encoded within one genomic window of uncultured Draconibacterium sp.:
- a CDS encoding SRPBCC family protein codes for MSRFVRIIMWILLWGALFVAVAYFLPKTVNVERSTEIQAPVKTVYAQIVDLHQWDNWSPWKRIGENDSVEYINYGVGVGGGYIWRNKTKESSATIEIIEADPLNKVTVSLDLMERGEALSSFSLAEKNGGTTVDWTFTYDVGNNPFARWIGLLMKKSMGTDFDNGLVKLKAICQVIEKENEQVILLEEVKEMTYAGIRETVPFIEVSREMSEMYSEISKFLAQKEIEMAGMPFAMYHLMDEENIDLECGIPIDADVEGNRTVKVATFPTTTCACLDFYGDYSNLQEGHIALQKWVEAHGFNLASAPMEIYLTDPQQEPDPAKWLTRICYPVEQ; via the coding sequence ATGAGCCGATTTGTTAGAATTATTATGTGGATTTTGTTGTGGGGGGCGCTGTTTGTAGCTGTCGCTTATTTTTTGCCCAAAACGGTAAATGTTGAGCGGAGTACTGAGATTCAGGCTCCTGTAAAAACCGTGTATGCACAAATTGTTGATTTACACCAGTGGGATAATTGGTCGCCCTGGAAACGAATAGGCGAAAACGATAGTGTGGAGTACATTAATTACGGAGTTGGTGTTGGCGGCGGTTATATCTGGAGAAATAAAACAAAAGAAAGCAGTGCAACCATTGAGATTATTGAGGCAGATCCGTTAAATAAAGTTACTGTTTCGCTTGATTTAATGGAGCGAGGAGAAGCATTAAGTAGTTTTTCCTTAGCAGAAAAGAACGGGGGAACCACAGTAGACTGGACATTTACTTACGATGTGGGTAACAACCCTTTTGCACGTTGGATCGGGTTACTGATGAAAAAAAGTATGGGAACCGATTTTGACAATGGACTGGTAAAATTAAAAGCAATTTGCCAGGTTATTGAAAAAGAGAATGAGCAGGTTATATTGCTCGAAGAAGTAAAAGAAATGACCTATGCCGGCATTCGCGAAACAGTACCTTTTATAGAGGTTAGTCGCGAAATGAGTGAGATGTATAGCGAAATCAGTAAGTTTTTGGCACAAAAAGAAATTGAAATGGCAGGAATGCCTTTTGCCATGTACCACCTGATGGACGAAGAAAATATTGACCTGGAATGTGGCATCCCGATCGACGCAGATGTTGAAGGAAACAGAACTGTAAAAGTAGCTACTTTCCCTACCACAACTTGTGCCTGCCTCGATTTTTATGGCGACTACAGCAATTTGCAGGAAGGACACATTGCATTACAAAAATGGGTAGAAGCGCACGGTTTTAACCTGGCCAGTGCGCCAATGGAAATTTATCTTACCGATCCGCAGCAGGAACCCGATCCGGCAAAATGGTTAACCCGAATTTGCTATCCTGTTGAACAATAG
- a CDS encoding oligosaccharide flippase family protein: MKRKFVTNLLLLLFLNLLIKPIWIFGIDRTVQNTVGDETFGLYFALFNFSMLLNILLDVGITNYNNRNIAQHNFLLPKHLSNIIGLKIVLAIIYTIFSLGIAAIIGYNNIQFHLLFFLIFNQFLISFTLYLRSNLSALHLFRTDSLISVLDRSIMLVLCGILLFTSWTTIQFSIEWYVYIQTMAYVLTAITTFVVVLAKSGRIKLRFNLSFFRVFLRKSYPYALLILLMSFYNRIDSVMLERLLPHPIGKEQAGIYAHSFRLLDAVSTFGLLFAGLLLPIFAKMIKQKKHVGQMAKLSFTLLIVPAIIIAVSSIFYDNEIMGALYTSSTEHSSGILGILMTGFIGIACTYIFGTLLTANGSMKQLNIMAFCGMVLNIVLNLVLIPRFMAYGSAYASLATQLFTGLTQLALALFIFKIKPQISYILQLALFTGAIVVVGLVSKQIGQWFYGYLAMLSGSVILAVLFRLFNLKDLYQIIRYEKE; the protein is encoded by the coding sequence TTGAAACGCAAATTTGTAACCAACCTGCTATTATTACTTTTCCTGAATCTGCTGATAAAACCAATCTGGATTTTTGGTATCGACAGGACGGTGCAAAACACTGTTGGCGACGAAACTTTTGGTCTGTATTTCGCGTTGTTCAACTTCTCGATGTTGCTTAATATTCTGCTCGATGTTGGGATTACCAACTATAACAACCGCAACATTGCACAGCATAATTTCTTGTTGCCGAAACACCTTTCCAACATCATTGGCCTGAAGATAGTCCTCGCAATTATTTATACCATTTTTAGTTTAGGAATTGCGGCCATTATTGGGTACAACAACATCCAGTTTCACTTGCTGTTCTTTTTGATATTTAACCAGTTTCTAATCTCTTTCACGCTTTATTTAAGGTCCAATCTCAGCGCGTTACATCTATTCCGCACCGACAGTTTAATTTCGGTTTTAGACCGGAGTATTATGCTGGTTTTATGTGGTATTTTACTTTTCACGTCGTGGACAACTATCCAATTCTCTATCGAATGGTACGTTTACATACAAACCATGGCGTACGTGCTGACAGCCATAACTACTTTTGTTGTCGTGCTTGCAAAATCGGGGCGCATAAAATTGCGGTTCAACCTTTCTTTCTTTCGGGTATTTCTTCGAAAATCATATCCTTACGCACTGCTTATTTTGCTGATGTCGTTTTACAACCGAATTGATTCCGTAATGCTTGAACGCCTGCTCCCGCACCCAATTGGTAAAGAGCAGGCCGGTATTTATGCCCACTCGTTTCGTTTGCTGGATGCCGTATCGACTTTTGGTTTACTTTTCGCCGGATTACTGCTCCCGATTTTTGCGAAAATGATCAAACAAAAAAAGCATGTCGGGCAGATGGCAAAACTTTCTTTTACACTTTTAATTGTGCCGGCTATTATCATTGCTGTCTCAAGTATTTTCTACGATAACGAGATTATGGGAGCGCTTTATACTTCAAGCACTGAACATTCATCAGGTATTCTGGGAATTCTGATGACCGGGTTTATTGGCATTGCCTGTACCTACATTTTTGGCACATTATTAACCGCCAATGGCAGCATGAAACAGCTGAACATTATGGCTTTTTGCGGAATGGTGTTGAATATTGTACTAAATCTGGTGCTAATTCCTCGATTTATGGCTTACGGATCGGCCTATGCAAGTTTAGCCACCCAGCTCTTTACCGGACTTACACAACTCGCCCTTGCCCTTTTTATTTTTAAGATAAAACCTCAGATTTCTTATATACTTCAGTTAGCGCTCTTTACCGGAGCAATCGTTGTTGTCGGGCTGGTATCGAAACAAATCGGTCAATGGTTTTACGGCTACCTTGCAATGTTGTCAGGCTCCGTAATTCTTGCGGTATTGTTCAGGCTTTTTAACTTAAAAGATCTCTATCAGATCATTCGGTATGAAAAGGAATAA
- a CDS encoding glycosyltransferase family 1 protein gives MVIAVNTRLLIKGKLEGIGWFTYETLKRMTINHPEHEFIFIFDRPYNKDYIFAENVTPVVVGPPTRHPVLWFLWFEFQIPRILKKYKADLFLSPDGYLSQRTKVPQLGVIHDINFVHRPDDLPWLKAKYYNRYFPKFARLAKRIATVSFYSKEDITRSFKVDYDKIDVVYDGINQIFEPIPEDDKMKVRSMFTKGAEYFLFVGALHPRKNVCGLLKAFDAFKSVVADATKLVIVGGEMHKTGDIFETYENMRHKDDVVFTGRVTTADLHDIFGAAMALTFVPFFEGFGIPVVEAMSAGVPVICSNTTSIPEVGGNAVLYADPLKIDQITDAMIKLHKDSDLRTELVEKGFVQKNKFSWDETARLLWMSVEKSLQ, from the coding sequence ATGGTTATTGCCGTAAATACTCGTTTATTAATAAAAGGGAAGCTTGAGGGAATAGGTTGGTTTACTTATGAAACGCTAAAAAGGATGACGATCAATCATCCTGAGCATGAGTTTATTTTTATATTCGACAGGCCGTACAACAAGGATTATATTTTTGCTGAAAATGTTACTCCGGTAGTTGTTGGACCACCAACACGTCACCCGGTTTTATGGTTTCTGTGGTTTGAGTTTCAGATACCAAGGATACTGAAAAAATACAAAGCTGATCTTTTTCTTTCGCCCGATGGTTATCTTTCGCAACGCACAAAAGTGCCACAGTTGGGTGTTATTCACGACATTAACTTTGTGCACCGTCCGGATGATCTTCCTTGGCTAAAAGCTAAATACTACAATCGTTATTTTCCAAAATTTGCCCGATTGGCGAAACGGATTGCAACGGTTTCGTTTTATTCGAAAGAAGATATTACCCGTTCGTTTAAAGTTGATTACGACAAGATTGATGTGGTTTACGACGGAATCAACCAGATTTTTGAGCCCATCCCGGAAGATGATAAAATGAAAGTGCGTTCGATGTTTACAAAGGGGGCAGAGTATTTTTTGTTTGTTGGAGCTTTACATCCGCGAAAGAATGTTTGTGGTTTGCTTAAGGCTTTTGATGCGTTTAAAAGCGTGGTTGCCGATGCAACAAAGCTGGTAATTGTTGGTGGCGAAATGCACAAAACAGGTGATATTTTTGAAACCTACGAAAATATGCGCCATAAAGATGATGTTGTGTTTACGGGGCGGGTAACAACGGCCGACCTGCACGACATTTTTGGGGCAGCAATGGCACTAACTTTTGTTCCGTTTTTCGAAGGATTTGGTATTCCCGTTGTTGAGGCCATGAGCGCCGGTGTTCCGGTAATTTGCTCCAACACAACATCTATCCCGGAAGTTGGCGGAAATGCAGTACTTTATGCCGATCCTTTAAAAATCGATCAGATTACTGATGCGATGATTAAGTTGCACAAAGATTCCGATTTGCGCACTGAGTTGGTGGAAAAAGGTTTTGTGCAGAAAAATAAATTTAGCTGGGACGAAACCGCGCGTTTGCTTTGGATGAGCGTCGAAAAAAGTCTACAGTAA
- a CDS encoding ribonuclease HII has protein sequence MDKQKLLPFYNENTIEAGCDEAGRGCLAGPVFAAAVILPADFENELLNDSKKLSEKQRYQLRPIVEDQALAWAVVAVDNKEIDEVNILNASFLAMNRAVEKLKTVPQHLLIDGNRFRTKSQIPYTCMIKGDGRFYSIAAASILAKTYRDDYMAEIHQEFPQYAWDKNKGYPTKKHRAAIKKFGPTKYHRMTFRLLDEQLALDF, from the coding sequence ATGGATAAACAAAAACTACTTCCTTTTTACAACGAAAATACAATTGAAGCCGGTTGCGACGAGGCCGGTAGAGGCTGTCTGGCCGGACCAGTATTTGCTGCAGCAGTAATTCTTCCGGCAGATTTTGAAAATGAGTTGCTGAATGACTCTAAAAAACTAAGCGAAAAACAACGTTACCAGTTGCGCCCGATTGTTGAAGACCAGGCGTTGGCCTGGGCAGTAGTTGCGGTTGATAACAAGGAAATTGATGAGGTAAATATCCTGAATGCCTCCTTTTTGGCCATGAACAGGGCAGTTGAAAAGCTTAAAACAGTTCCGCAACATTTGCTTATCGATGGTAACCGCTTTCGTACAAAAAGCCAGATCCCTTACACTTGCATGATAAAAGGCGACGGCCGATTTTATTCCATTGCCGCGGCATCTATCCTGGCCAAAACTTACCGCGACGATTATATGGCAGAAATTCATCAGGAGTTTCCTCAATACGCCTGGGATAAAAATAAAGGTTATCCCACAAAAAAACACCGGGCTGCGATAAAGAAATTCGGACCAACAAAATATCATCGCATGACCTTTCGTCTGTTGGATGAACAACTCGCTCTTGATTTTTAA
- the rnhA gene encoding ribonuclease HI, giving the protein MTRPKITIYTDGAARGNPGNGGYGIVLLSGPHRKELSEGYKLTTNNRMELLAVIVALESLKIEGSDVTIYTDSKYVADAVTKGWVFNWMKKRFKGKKNPDLWMRFLEIYKKHVVKFVWVKGHANNPLNERCDELAVEASMQPQLLDDVGYKPE; this is encoded by the coding sequence ATGACTCGTCCAAAAATTACGATATACACCGATGGTGCAGCCCGCGGAAATCCGGGAAACGGAGGATATGGAATTGTGCTGCTTTCGGGACCTCACCGCAAAGAACTTTCGGAAGGATATAAACTAACCACCAACAACCGCATGGAATTACTGGCGGTTATCGTTGCGCTTGAGTCGCTGAAAATTGAAGGCAGCGATGTTACCATTTATACCGACTCGAAATATGTTGCCGATGCGGTTACTAAAGGCTGGGTTTTTAATTGGATGAAAAAACGGTTTAAGGGCAAAAAAAATCCCGATCTTTGGATGCGTTTTCTTGAAATTTATAAGAAACATGTCGTTAAATTTGTTTGGGTGAAAGGCCATGCCAACAACCCGCTTAACGAACGTTGCGACGAACTGGCCGTTGAAGCGTCAATGCAGCCGCAGTTGCTGGATGATGTGGGTTATAAACCGGAATAG
- a CDS encoding S46 family peptidase, with product MMRKLNLILLISIFMVGSAVAKEGMWLPSLIHKLNIKTMQDMGCELSAEDIYSINHSSLKDAVVALDRGSCTAEVISKDGLLLTNHHCGFGEIQQHSSVEHDYLQDGFWARSKEEELPNPGKTVTFLISVEDVTAKVLADVTDEMSESERNTQIDQVVRQLEKEAKGDSHYEVYIRDFFKANQYFLFVTETFKDVRLVGAPPQALGKFGGDTDNWMWPRHTNDFSMFRIYCAPDGTPAEYSEDNVPYQPKHHLPISLKGVKENDFAMVFGYPGSTNRYKTSWGIDYTMKVTNTARILAREKKLEIISDYMATSQKAKIQYASKHARSANYYKNAIGQNEALTKLGIIAQKQKLEKQFTDWVNANTDRKAKYGEALPLIEESYQDVEAEKAMEYAAEALLRGPEIFMFAYRANQLADLLEKPEENKDKIEAFAGKLEESLDAFYKDYDAATDEKIVAALMKIYADNISSNYYPSFFSEIQNKYKGNYAKYTEKMFKKSIFDNQEELTAFLENPSLKTLEKDMVFQAAVDIFDMYRSTSMGLRSGNEKLLKGRRLFVAGLMEMQPDKKFYPDANSTMRLTYGTVMPYDPRDGVTYKYYTTTNGYLEKEIPGDYEFDVPKRMKELLLDKDFGEYADADGKLHTCFITDNDITGGNSGSPVINGKGELIGIAFDGNWEAMSGDLDFEENLQRCINVDIRFVLWVVDIYAGAQNLIDEMTIIH from the coding sequence ATGATGAGAAAATTAAATCTGATACTGTTGATATCGATCTTCATGGTTGGTTCGGCAGTTGCAAAAGAAGGAATGTGGCTTCCTTCACTTATTCACAAACTGAACATTAAAACCATGCAAGATATGGGCTGCGAATTGAGTGCTGAAGATATTTACAGCATCAATCATTCGAGCCTGAAAGATGCGGTCGTAGCACTTGATCGCGGATCGTGTACCGCAGAAGTAATCTCAAAAGACGGTTTGCTTTTAACCAACCACCACTGTGGTTTTGGCGAAATTCAGCAACACTCGAGCGTTGAGCACGATTATTTGCAAGATGGTTTTTGGGCACGTTCGAAAGAAGAAGAACTTCCGAATCCGGGAAAAACTGTTACTTTTCTTATTTCGGTTGAGGATGTTACGGCTAAAGTTTTGGCCGACGTTACCGACGAAATGAGCGAAAGCGAAAGAAATACCCAAATTGACCAGGTAGTTCGCCAGTTGGAAAAAGAAGCAAAAGGTGATTCGCACTACGAGGTTTACATCAGAGATTTTTTTAAAGCCAACCAATATTTCCTTTTCGTTACCGAAACATTTAAAGATGTACGTTTGGTAGGAGCTCCTCCGCAAGCGTTGGGTAAATTTGGTGGCGATACCGACAACTGGATGTGGCCACGCCATACCAACGATTTTTCGATGTTCCGCATTTACTGCGCTCCTGATGGAACTCCTGCAGAATACTCGGAAGACAATGTGCCTTACCAGCCAAAACACCACTTGCCAATTTCTTTAAAAGGCGTTAAAGAGAACGATTTTGCCATGGTATTTGGGTATCCGGGAAGCACCAACCGTTACAAAACATCGTGGGGAATTGACTACACGATGAAAGTAACGAACACTGCCCGCATTTTGGCTCGCGAGAAAAAACTGGAAATCATTTCCGATTATATGGCTACCAGCCAGAAAGCAAAAATCCAGTACGCATCGAAACATGCACGTAGCGCCAACTACTACAAAAATGCAATTGGCCAAAACGAAGCGTTAACAAAACTGGGCATCATTGCACAAAAACAGAAGTTGGAAAAACAATTTACTGATTGGGTAAATGCCAATACCGACAGAAAAGCAAAATACGGAGAAGCCCTCCCTTTAATTGAAGAGTCGTACCAGGATGTTGAGGCAGAAAAAGCGATGGAATATGCTGCTGAAGCATTGTTGCGCGGACCTGAAATTTTTATGTTCGCTTACCGTGCCAACCAATTGGCAGACCTGTTGGAAAAACCGGAAGAAAACAAAGACAAAATTGAAGCTTTTGCCGGCAAACTGGAAGAGTCGTTAGATGCTTTCTACAAAGATTACGACGCTGCTACCGATGAAAAAATTGTTGCTGCACTGATGAAGATTTACGCAGATAACATTTCGTCGAACTACTACCCTTCTTTCTTTTCTGAAATTCAGAACAAATACAAAGGTAATTACGCCAAGTACACTGAAAAGATGTTTAAAAAATCGATTTTCGACAACCAGGAAGAGTTAACTGCTTTCCTCGAAAATCCTTCGTTGAAAACATTAGAGAAAGATATGGTATTCCAGGCGGCTGTTGATATTTTCGATATGTACCGTTCTACATCGATGGGACTTAGAAGTGGAAATGAAAAGCTATTGAAAGGAAGAAGACTGTTTGTAGCCGGATTGATGGAAATGCAACCCGACAAGAAATTCTATCCGGATGCTAACTCAACCATGCGTTTAACCTACGGAACTGTAATGCCATACGATCCGCGCGATGGTGTAACCTACAAATATTACACAACCACCAATGGTTACCTGGAAAAAGAAATCCCTGGCGATTACGAGTTTGATGTACCAAAACGTATGAAAGAACTGTTGTTAGACAAAGACTTTGGCGAGTATGCCGATGCTGACGGAAAATTGCACACTTGTTTTATCACCGACAACGACATTACCGGTGGAAACTCAGGAAGCCCGGTAATTAACGGAAAAGGCGAATTGATTGGTATTGCATTCGACGGAAACTGGGAAGCCATGAGTGGCGACCTTGATTTTGAAGAAAACCTGCAACGCTGTATCAACGTTGACATACGTTTTGTACTTTGGGTAGTTGATATTTACGCCGGAGCACAAAATCTGATCGACGAAATGACAATTATTCACTAA
- a CDS encoding DUF3267 domain-containing protein, which translates to MKRNNPSIEELKNGDNYELLAELEHDEIKSFVLTQLEKGGWLVKGFIVYQAAMVLLGLFIITRALVFSFKGTYEPLWYSIGAIVFCVTLLVIIHEVLHGIAIKLTGTKNVRYGAYFKKFIFYAEADRHVFNREQFTFVALAPLVVVKLITLVGIIIFFGHPLVYVFALIMCIHSLFCAGDIGLLSVFHSTHSEVFTFDIKEERKSYYFRKK; encoded by the coding sequence ATGAAAAGGAATAATCCATCAATTGAAGAATTAAAAAACGGAGATAACTACGAACTTCTGGCGGAACTGGAACATGATGAAATTAAATCGTTTGTACTTACGCAACTGGAAAAAGGTGGTTGGCTGGTTAAAGGATTTATCGTGTACCAGGCAGCAATGGTACTTCTGGGTTTATTCATTATTACACGAGCGCTGGTTTTTAGTTTCAAAGGCACATATGAACCACTGTGGTACAGTATCGGAGCTATTGTTTTTTGTGTAACACTGCTTGTTATCATTCACGAAGTACTGCATGGAATTGCCATAAAACTTACCGGTACCAAAAATGTAAGGTACGGTGCGTATTTCAAAAAATTTATCTTTTATGCTGAAGCCGACCGCCATGTTTTTAATCGGGAGCAGTTTACCTTTGTTGCTCTTGCTCCGCTGGTTGTTGTTAAACTGATCACTCTAGTTGGAATCATTATCTTTTTCGGCCATCCGTTGGTTTATGTGTTTGCTCTCATCATGTGTATACACAGTTTGTTCTGCGCCGGCGATATCGGCTTACTTTCTGTGTTCCATTCCACACATTCAGAAGTATTTACATTTGATATTAAAGAGGAGCGAAAAAGTTATTACTTCAGAAAGAAGTAA
- a CDS encoding phosphatidylserine decarboxylase has product MKYISLVLFLLAFISCQREVEPDNKMETIKYIERASGEIKTESVPGEGMLKWLYSSATGKAALNLLVKRKIVSAIGGRYMDSKRSAKRIPQFVNEHNINLEECEFSDIQHYKTFNEFFYRKLKPDVRPLEEGVVSPADGKILAFQSKNDISSFFVKGSEFNLQTFLNDEVRAKKYETGAMAIIRLAPVDYHRYHFPASGKASESIKIKGHYFSVSPLALQKSLRIFCENKREHCTLATKEYGDILIVDVGATMVGSIIQTYEANIQVKKGDEKGYFAFGGSTLVLLFEKGKITFDVDLVENTKKGMETTVKVGEKIASAVNE; this is encoded by the coding sequence ATGAAATATATTAGTTTGGTTTTATTTCTTTTGGCCTTTATTTCCTGCCAAAGAGAAGTTGAGCCGGATAACAAAATGGAAACCATAAAATATATTGAAAGAGCAAGCGGGGAAATTAAAACGGAAAGCGTTCCCGGCGAAGGAATGCTGAAGTGGTTGTACTCCTCGGCAACCGGAAAAGCTGCCCTGAACTTGCTGGTTAAACGTAAGATTGTTTCGGCAATTGGCGGCAGGTACATGGATTCCAAACGCTCGGCAAAACGCATCCCCCAATTTGTAAACGAGCACAACATTAATTTAGAAGAATGCGAATTCAGCGACATTCAGCATTACAAAACCTTTAATGAATTTTTTTACCGGAAGCTAAAACCGGATGTTCGTCCTCTGGAAGAAGGCGTGGTTTCTCCGGCAGATGGCAAAATTCTGGCCTTTCAATCGAAGAATGATATTTCGTCGTTTTTTGTTAAGGGGTCTGAATTTAACTTGCAAACTTTTCTTAACGACGAAGTTCGTGCAAAAAAATACGAAACGGGAGCTATGGCTATTATCCGTTTAGCGCCGGTTGATTATCACCGCTATCATTTCCCGGCATCGGGCAAAGCTTCCGAGTCCATCAAAATAAAAGGCCACTATTTTTCAGTTTCGCCGCTGGCACTCCAAAAAAGCCTGAGAATATTTTGTGAAAATAAACGCGAACACTGCACTCTTGCAACCAAAGAATATGGAGATATATTAATTGTTGATGTGGGCGCTACCATGGTAGGAAGTATAATTCAAACTTACGAGGCAAACATCCAAGTAAAGAAAGGAGACGAGAAAGGCTACTTTGCTTTTGGCGGATCGACGTTGGTTCTGTTGTTTGAAAAAGGAAAGATTACGTTTGATGTCGACCTGGTAGAGAACACAAAAAAAGGCATGGAAACCACGGTTAAGGTTGGCGAAAAAATTGCTTCTGCGGTAAATGAGTGA
- a CDS encoding sigma-70 family RNA polymerase sigma factor: MQLEKVIHKVKKGDRRAQKLLFDKYVDRLFAVARRYAANDELAEEALFQAFMKIYIKLPDFEYINEPALVGWLTRIVINQTLMDRRKELSTLYKVETLDEERHETSWIEEEDDRALIDLVNELPDGYRTVFLMNAVDGYAHKEIAGILGISESTSRSQFFKARKFLQKKLAQDYGQSGT; encoded by the coding sequence GTGCAACTCGAAAAAGTAATTCATAAAGTTAAAAAGGGCGACCGGCGCGCTCAAAAACTGCTGTTCGATAAATATGTCGATCGCTTGTTTGCCGTGGCGCGGCGTTATGCTGCTAATGATGAATTGGCAGAGGAAGCACTTTTCCAGGCTTTTATGAAGATTTATATCAAGTTGCCTGATTTTGAGTACATCAACGAGCCGGCATTGGTGGGGTGGTTAACGCGTATTGTAATTAACCAAACACTGATGGACAGGCGAAAAGAACTGAGCACGCTCTACAAAGTGGAAACGCTCGATGAAGAACGTCATGAAACCAGTTGGATTGAAGAGGAGGATGACAGAGCGCTGATTGACCTGGTAAATGAATTGCCGGATGGATACCGAACCGTGTTTTTAATGAATGCCGTTGATGGTTATGCACACAAAGAGATTGCTGGGATTTTGGGAATTTCGGAAAGCACATCGCGGTCGCAATTTTTTAAAGCACGCAAATTTTTACAAAAGAAACTCGCACAAGATTATGGACAATCTGGAACATAG
- a CDS encoding M23 family metallopeptidase: MEEKKFFDKLKNQYRLIIYNDTTFQSVWSMKLSRLKVFTVTSLTSAILVILVILLIATTGLREYIPGYPKAEYRQMLVRNALVVDSLEQELAKRDQFFKGIQAIMSGEVPEDDQMDAADIEKDEVEFKEYNHDSVFQDKLLAEQLSLSIRNDNADATQLSQVHFFVPVKGVISEHFKNTPDHFGVDLVSEPNARISSVLDGTVIFAGWTLETGYVAYIQHEANLVSVYKHNAELLKKTGQTVKAGEAIAIIGNTGELSSGPHLHFELWHDGSALDPEQYIDF; this comes from the coding sequence GTGGAAGAGAAGAAGTTTTTTGATAAACTAAAAAATCAATACCGGTTAATTATTTACAACGATACCACGTTTCAGTCGGTGTGGAGCATGAAGCTTTCGCGGCTGAAGGTTTTCACTGTAACCAGTTTAACATCGGCAATTTTGGTAATACTGGTAATTTTGCTGATTGCAACAACCGGGTTGCGCGAATATATTCCGGGTTACCCAAAAGCGGAGTACCGGCAAATGTTGGTGCGCAATGCTTTGGTAGTCGATTCGCTGGAGCAGGAGCTCGCAAAACGCGATCAGTTTTTTAAAGGTATTCAGGCTATTATGTCGGGCGAAGTGCCTGAAGATGATCAAATGGACGCAGCCGATATTGAGAAGGACGAGGTAGAATTTAAAGAGTACAATCACGATTCTGTTTTTCAGGATAAATTATTAGCTGAACAGTTAAGTCTGTCAATCCGAAATGATAACGCTGATGCTACGCAGCTTAGCCAGGTACATTTTTTTGTGCCGGTAAAAGGTGTAATCTCCGAGCATTTCAAAAATACGCCTGATCATTTTGGTGTCGATTTGGTGAGTGAGCCCAACGCCCGTATCTCGTCGGTGTTAGACGGAACAGTTATTTTTGCCGGCTGGACACTCGAAACTGGCTATGTTGCTTACATTCAGCATGAGGCAAATTTAGTTTCGGTGTACAAACACAACGCCGAATTATTGAAGAAAACCGGACAGACAGTAAAAGCCGGCGAGGCGATTGCCATTATCGGAAACACAGGAGAATTATCAAGTGGGCCGCACCTGCATTTTGAGTTGTGGCACGATGGAAGCGCACTTGATCCGGAACAGTACATTGACTTTTAA